A section of the Streptomyces sp. V3I8 genome encodes:
- a CDS encoding response regulator transcription factor, with the protein MGAPVPVGVVALDPVLEAGTRSTLLACPELTVCEPDEARVAVLTVDRLGPAELDMVRTIRAHRQRPAVVLVAGALASGDALHALAAGARGLLLRREADASRLNHAVLAAARDDCTLPPELLEQFLDRPAAVRHGSGGWAGGTLSERERSVLQLVADGHETAEIAQQLAYSPRTVTTVVHDITQRFRLRNRAHAVAYALRAGLL; encoded by the coding sequence ATGGGAGCACCCGTACCCGTCGGTGTGGTCGCACTCGACCCGGTGCTGGAGGCCGGCACCCGCAGTACCCTGCTCGCCTGTCCGGAGCTGACCGTGTGCGAGCCCGACGAAGCCCGGGTCGCCGTCCTGACCGTGGACCGGCTCGGCCCGGCCGAACTCGACATGGTGCGCACCATCCGGGCCCACCGGCAGCGCCCCGCCGTCGTCCTGGTGGCCGGCGCCCTCGCCTCCGGAGACGCCCTGCACGCCCTGGCCGCCGGTGCCCGCGGCCTGCTGCTGCGCCGTGAGGCCGACGCCTCCCGTCTGAACCACGCGGTGCTGGCCGCCGCCCGGGACGACTGCACACTCCCACCCGAACTGCTCGAGCAGTTCCTGGACCGTCCGGCGGCCGTCCGGCACGGCTCCGGCGGCTGGGCCGGCGGCACGCTGTCCGAACGGGAACGTTCGGTGCTGCAACTGGTCGCCGACGGGCACGAGACGGCGGAGATCGCCCAGCAGCTGGCTTATTCGCCGCGGACCGTGACCACCGTCGTCCACGACATCACCCAGCGGTTCCGGCTGCGCAACCGTGCCCACGCGGTCGCCTACGCGCTCCGGGCGGGTCTGCTGTGA